The Verrucomicrobiota bacterium genome includes the window GATAGAGAAAGGCCAGAATGTTCAGCGCGGCCAAGAGCGAGGAAAGGTGCTTTTTGCCGTGCCCGAAGTTATGCTCCAGGTGATAGCCCCGGTTTTTGAGCACGTTGTTGTTTTCGTTTTCAATCTTTCAGCGCGTGCGGGCGATTGGTCGTAGGAGGCGAGCAGGTGGCCCACGATCGCGTCGCAGAAATTGATGGCGGCCAGGTAGGCGCGGATGGCTTGCTTCCAGGTGTTCGTGCCGTCCTGCTTCAGGATGGCTTCGTGGTCGCCAAGATGTTGCGTCAGATCGATGCCGGGCCATTCCTGTTTCTAGGTTCAATCCACCCGGCAAGAGCGCGGCGGGCGAGAGCGACTGGGTATTGGTGCTGGAGAGGAAATAAACAGGAACTCGCGCGAAAGTTGCGCCAGCGAACGTGACACCCGGTGGCACGCGCTTTACCCGATCCTCTTCCGATTCAACCCGAGCGCCTTGATGCGGGAGGCGAGTGTCGTGGGTTTCATGCCGAGCAACTCCGCCGCGCCGCCTTCGCCGAGGATTTTTCCGCCGCTCTGCTTCAGCGCGGCAATGATGCTCTCGCGTTCGTGGCGCTTGAGTTCGTCGCGGGTCAGCATCGCGGATGGCGCGGGGGCTTTGTGCGGCTTCGCTGACTCGGCGGCCTTCGCGTCGGGAAGCTCGAAGCGCAACGGGCCGCCTTGCGACAGAATGACGGCGCGCTCGACGGCGTTTTGCAGTTCGCGGACGTTGCCGGGCCAGTCGTGCGCGGTGAGCTGGCTCAACGTCGCCTGCGTCACGCGCGGGGCGGGACGATTCATGCGCTGCGCGGTGTGCTGGACAAAATGCGCGGCCAGCGGGGCGATGTCGTCGCGACGCTCGCGCAGTGGCGGAATCTCAATCGGGAACACGCTGAGGCGATAGAACAAATCCTGCCGGAATCGCCCGGCCTCGGCCTCCTTCTTCAAGTCGCGATTCGTCGCCGCGATGATGCGGACGTTGACCGTGCGCGTGCGCGTGTCGCCGGCGCCGAGCGCGGAAGTGACTTCCGCCCGCAGGTAAGTGTTCTCCTCCTCCAGCCGCGCCTTCAGGATCTCGATTTCCTCGAACGCGCGGGCGTTGGCAATGCTCACCGCGGCGTGGTCGGCGAAGACGCGCAGCCAGTTAAAATCCTCCTGGCCGAGAACCTTGGTGTCGAAGATGGCGAGCACGCCGAGCACTTCGCCGCGAAAGACGAGCGGCTGCCCGGCGAACGTCTTCACGCCCTCGCGTTTCATCCACTTGGGCTCGGCAATCCACTCCTCATCGCCGCGCACATCGGCGAGCAGCAGCGGTTCGCCGGATTGCCCGGCGCGTCCGACCTTCCGCACGCCGAGCGGGATGCGGCGGAACGCGCCGTCGAGCCGCGTGTAGTTTTCCTTGCCGTCGCCTGGATTGCCCGCGCTCGCCGCGAGACGCAGGCAACGCGTCTGGTCGGGACACTCGGGACGGAGGCGGCACGACTCGCAGATGTCGCCGGGTGCGACGAGCCAGATGCGCGCGAGCACGACGTTCCGGCATTGCGCGATGCCGCTGACGATGGCGCGCAACACGTCGGGCAACGAACGGTTCTCGGCCATCGAGACCATGACTTGGGGAAGGTTCGCGCAGTTCACGATTTCTTGGCTAAAACAGCGAAGGCGGTTGCTCCACAAACCGCTTCGCCGACTCGACGTGGTAAGTCGTTTGGCAGTTCGGACAAATCAGGTGGAACTCGTAGAAGTAATCGCGCCCCGGTTTCCTTTTTCCGCTCCGCTTGATGACGGGCGTTGAACATTTCCCACACGGCTCTCCTTCCTGCATGTCAGGGCGGACGCCGTCGGTCTCGGGTTTGTTCTCGTAACCCTCGTCCGCCGGGAGATTCGGCTGGCGCAAGGCGGCCATGGCAAGCTGATCGCACCGCTCGTTTTCCGGATGGCCCGCGTGGCCTTTCACCCAGCGGAATTCCACGTGATGCGTCTGGCACAACGCATCCAGCCGCTGCCACAAATCCACATTCTCCGGGCGTTCGGTCTTGGTGCGCCACCAGTTCTTCCGTTTCCACGCCGCCACCCAGCCCGCCATCATGGCCTTCACCACATACTGCGAATCGCTGTAGAGCGTGACCTGGCAGAGTTGCTTCAACAGCTCCAACCCCGCAATGGCGGCAAAGACCTCCATCCGATTGTTGGTGGTCTTCCGAAACCCGCCGCTGACCTCAGCGCGTTTCTTGGGATGAATCAGCACCGCGCCATAACCGCCCGGGCCGGGATTCGGTTCGCATCCGCCGTCGGTGTAGATCTCCACTGCCGGCAACGCAGCCGAAGTTGAATTCTCGTTCGCGTTCACAAATTCAATGCTCCAACAGAGCTACAGAAAATAGCCCAGAGTTGCTCGGTCGCCCGGCTGCTTTCGACCGAGCTACCCTGGGTCAACGTCCCACAAAATAATTCTCCCTCTGCTCATCTGATGAGGAGAGGGCCGGGGTGAGGAGGCGGTCGGCCACGGTCTTCACCTGTTTGGCCAGATGATTGTAAGCCTCAACGAGGAAGCCGCCCGTGCCGCTGGCAGGATCGAGCACAGTCTCGCCGAGGCGCGGGTCGGTGACGGCGACCATGAAGCGCACGACGGTGCGCGGGGTGTAGAACTCGCCGGAATCGCCCGCGGCATCGCGCATCTCGCGGGCCATGGATTCGTAGAGCGCGCCCAGCGTGTGCAATTCGTCGCTGGAGGTGAAATGGATGCCGGCGATCTTGTTGACGACGTCGCGCAGGAGGTAACCGCTCTTCATGCGGTTGTCCACGCCCTTGAACACGGTGGCGACGGTGTCGCGGGCGCTGCTGGCCGCGCTGGCGATGTCGGAACTGGTCAACTTGCGGAGATAGGCGAACAACCCTGCGCCCTTCTTGCCGTTGGGCAACGTCGCTTCTTCGTTGTTGATGAATGCGACCATAACCCATCAACTCAAGCCAAGTTTGCGCCGCTCGGTATCCGACAGAATCCGGCGAAGCGCATCGAATTCAACTTGCGCAACTTCACGCCGGACTTTGTTGGCAAGGTCAAAAGCTCCGCGTCCAAAGACCACCCGCCCGAATTCTTGGACAAAGCCGGGCACTGAACGGGCAACTTGCGTGATTGTGTTTGTCACCGCGCCTTTGAGTGGATCGCCGCCGGACAATTGTGCGACCAGCGCTCCGGAAGCGGGAGCAGCCAGAATTTCCCAAAGCACTCGGACTGGCGTTGAGTCGAATTTGGATTCCTGTGGCGAGAACAGGCGAGACGCTTCAGCAAGCTCGTGCTTGATCTTGACCGCCTCGCCGACGGTTCGGCAGGTTTGCAACGCATCCAGTCGCTGCCACACTTTCTTCCGTGCGTCAGCCCACTCGGCACGGAGTTCTCGGATGACGACTGGAATCGCATCTCGCCGGGCGCATCTGGAAAGCACAACGCCAAGCATCGGCGGAACGTGCAAGCCCAAACCATCTCGTGGAATGGTTGTCGCGTAGTCCTGCCACTCCTTATCGAGGTTCTCAAACAGGAGTTCAGGATATTTC containing:
- a CDS encoding sigma-54-dependent Fis family transcriptional regulator: MVSMAENRSLPDVLRAIVSGIAQCRNVVLARIWLVAPGDICESCRLRPECPDQTRCLRLAASAGNPGDGKENYTRLDGAFRRIPLGVRKVGRAGQSGEPLLLADVRGDEEWIAEPKWMKREGVKTFAGQPLVFRGEVLGVLAIFDTKVLGQEDFNWLRVFADHAAVSIANARAFEEIEILKARLEEENTYLRAEVTSALGAGDTRTRTVNVRIIAATNRDLKKEAEAGRFRQDLFYRLSVFPIEIPPLRERRDDIAPLAAHFVQHTAQRMNRPAPRVTQATLSQLTAHDWPGNVRELQNAVERAVILSQGGPLRFELPDAKAAESAKPHKAPAPSAMLTRDELKRHERESIIAALKQSGGKILGEGGAAELLGMKPTTLASRIKALGLNRKRIG
- the rnhA gene encoding ribonuclease HI; protein product: MPAVEIYTDGGCEPNPGPGGYGAVLIHPKKRAEVSGGFRKTTNNRMEVFAAIAGLELLKQLCQVTLYSDSQYVVKAMMAGWVAAWKRKNWWRTKTERPENVDLWQRLDALCQTHHVEFRWVKGHAGHPENERCDQLAMAALRQPNLPADEGYENKPETDGVRPDMQEGEPCGKCSTPVIKRSGKRKPGRDYFYEFHLICPNCQTTYHVESAKRFVEQPPSLF
- a CDS encoding SAM-dependent DNA methyltransferase, translating into MVAFINNEEATLPNGKKGAGLFAYLRKLTSSDIASAASSARDTVATVFKGVDNRMKSGYLLRDVVNKIAGIHFTSSDELHTLGALYESMAREMRDAAGDSGEFYTPRTVVRFMVAVTDPRLGETVLDPASGTGGFLVEAYNHLAKQVKTVADRLLTPALSSSDEQRENYFVGR